The Oncorhynchus gorbuscha isolate QuinsamMale2020 ecotype Even-year linkage group LG08, OgorEven_v1.0, whole genome shotgun sequence DNA window GAGGTGGTGTTTGCCTCTGAAGATTCAACTGCAAAACGGGTTCTAGGGATTTTGGAGAATGAATACACTATCAGTATTAATGCGCCTGGTAAGTAAAACTACCTTCAGAGGCCTTCGATCACAAATCTACAGAGGAACTTTTAGACCACTTACCCCAGTCTTCTATTTCACTTTGACTTATTATTCTATTTCATTTTCACATTCCTTTTGTGGACATTTTTTTCCCACCAATGTGAATCATTTGAAGTGATTTGATAAGCCAATATGCCGTACAGTAGAAATACAGGAGGCTAACTCAGATAACATTTATCTTTCCCAGATATGCCAGCAGGAGAGGTGTCACTCACTCTGTATAGCAACGACTCACCAGTCTGTTTGAGGCCTGTAACATACTACACAGCCATCGGAGAAATCAGCCGTTATCTTCAACATGCAGCTGCTCCCCTGAACTTTATGTGTCAGGTGAGAGTTCGCTCCGTATAGAGTAAAAAtaggtcacactttatttggatagtccggatagtccatctgtaggtgCTCTACAGATAGTGggactatctgttgataagcaactgcttgctaaggttacggttagggtttaggtttagaataaggattagggtaatggttaaggttagagctatggttaaggttagggctagggtagggttagggttttgcAGAGAGTTAGTTGAACTGTTGAACTGTTACTGCAAATAGTCTGTtaagcatctacagatggactgtcCAAATAAATTGTTACCTAAAAATGCAATACTGAATACTGACAAATTCACTTTTCATCAACTCTAAatgaatgtattttttattattatttttattaagaCATTGTTCAATGACATTGAAGGTGTGATCTCACACAGACCAAAGCTTCAAGAAAGCCCCAAAAATATTTGATTTAATTCTTTATGCTGGACGTATAATATTTTATTTAATTGTGTGTTATTAATTTCTGTGTTTCTAGGCATTCAATTTAACATCCAATACCACAGAGTCACTTGACAATTTGCTGACAGACTCATTACAATGCAGGATCCCTGCAAGTGGACTTCATGTGTTTGGAATCAGACAGCTAGAGGAAGACAATATGGCTGCATGTAAGTGTTAACATTTTTTTACAGAAATTATAATGGAATGATACATTTGCTTGTCTACACATCAGCAGTTctacagcgatgggacaagactgtaactaccagttTGATATCACAATATTGGGAAGAAAAAGAAGTacaaaaaaaagtaaataaatgtcatatttacagaagaattcagaccatttacacagtactttgtttaagcacatttggaagtgattacagcctcaagtcttcttgggtaacaTGCTAcaagcacacctgtatttggggagtttctcccattcgtctCTGCTGATcatcttaagctctgtcaggatggatagggagcgtcgctgcatagctattttcaggtctctccagagagagatgttcgatcgggttcaagaccgggctctggccgggccactcaaggacattcagagacttgtcctgaagccagtcctgtgttctcttggctgtgtgcttagggtcattgtcctgttggaaggagcaccttcacctcagtctgagatcctgagcactctggagcaggttttcatcaaggatctctctgcactctgctccattcatatttccctcgatccttactagtctcccactccctgctgctgaagaacatccccacaggATGATGGTGCCACaaccattcttcaccgtagggatggtattggccaggtgatgagcagtgccaggtttcctccagacgtgacacttggcattcaggccaaagagttcaatcttggtttcatcagaccagagaatcttgtttctcaaggtctgagagtcctttaggtgccttataGCAAACTCCCAGTgcgctgtcatttgccttttactgaggagtagcttcctcaaccctaaaggcctgattggtggagtgctgcagagatggttgtccttctggaaggttttcccatctcgacagtggaactctggagctctgtcagagtgagcatcgggttcttggtcaccttcctgaccaagacccttctcccccgattgctcactatggctgggcggccagctttagaaagagtcttggtgtttccaatcatcttccattgaagaatgatggaggccactgtgttctggggACTGTCACGGTCATCCttctcttcatctgaagaggagaggtgagaaggattggaggaccaaaatgcagcgtgatatgtgttcatgttgaatgtttaattaaagaaagaactgaacactgaaacactatacaaaataacaaccgtgaagctaatgcgagctgcgctgaaacaagccatcaacatagacaatcacccacaaacaaacagtgcaacccaggctacctaagtatgattctcaatcagagacaactaatgacacctgcctctgattgagaaccatactaggccgaaacatagaaatacccaaatcatagaaaaacaaacatagactgcccacccaactcacgccctgaccatactaaataaatactaaacaaaggaaataaaggtcagaacgtgacagtgaccttcaatgctgcagaacattttttgtgcccttccccagatctgtgcctcgacacaatcctgtctcggcactCTATAGACAATTCTTTcaacctcacggcttggtttttgctctgacatgtactgtcaactgtgggaccttatatagacaggtgtgtgcctttccaaatcatgtccaataaattgaattgaCCAAAActggactccaatcatgttgtagaaacatatcaaggataAATCAAAAGAAAAAGgatccacctgagctcaatttcaagtcacGTAGCAAAGGGTCTTTTGCGAAAAATTATAAAATCCTGTTTTGACTTTGttactatggggtattgtgtgtagagtgatgagtatttttttaaacatgtaaTCTGAAGCATCcacgaccagcctttcaaagaacttAATGGCTAcatatgtgagtgctacgggtctgtagtcatttaggcaggttaccttgatgttctttggcacagggactatggtgatctgcttgaaacttgttggtattacagactcggtcaggaacaggttgaaaatatcagtgaagacacttgccagttggtcagcgcatgctgggtctacacgtcctggtaatccatctgtgaatgttgacctgtttgttGACCTGGTCAGACAGTCGTCCGgagcagctgatgctctcatgcgtgcttcagtgttgcttgcctcaaagcgggcatagaagttatttagcttgtctggtaggctcatgtcaccgGGAaactcgtggctgtgcttccctttgtagttcgtaatagtttgcaagccctgccacatctgccgagcgtcagagccggtgtagtgcgattcaatcttagttctgtattgatGCATTGCCTGTTGATGGTTCATCGGAAGGTATAACGGGATTTCTTTTCAGcatcccgctccttgaaagcagcagctctaccctttagctcagagtgtatgttgcctttaatccatgacttctggttggggtacgtatggtcactgtagTGACGACGTCATCgacgcacttattgatgaagccagtgactgacgttgtatactcctcaatgccattggaagaatcccggaacatattccagtatatgctagcaaaacagtcctgtagcttagcgtcTCCTTCATCGAACCACTTCCTTAccgagcgagtcactggtacttcctgctttagtgaagaggtctgaatactttcagaatgcactgtatttaaaCCCATTTTAGCAGACAGTTAGCCAATCAGATTAGGGGgactagggttatggttatgaaATTAGATAAATGGGACACTTAGTAAaaaactttctctctcttccattcacTTGTTGTAATCATCCCAAAATCCTATATGGGACATATGAATATTCTGGGACATGGCCACTGTCAATGACTATCAAAACGTTCTATGTGGACATCCACAAATGTGATCTTGGACATGgccactgatcatccccaaattTTATCTGGACATAAAAAAATGCCATCTAGACCATTCCACAAATAGTGTGCCGTTTATGCCCTAGTGACATTATGTGTGTACATTTTGATAAAACACTCAATTTTACAGTTGGATCACATTCATCTACACTCGAATTAAACCATGTAAAAAAAATCCATTAGTAGTATATTTTCATAAAAATACAATGTTTGTTTTCTCTTAAAAATCCCAATTGTGGTATGTCCCACGTCATGTTTGTTAGACCTTTTTGGAAAATGTTAACCCACTGAACAAAAAAAATGTCCCTATGTTTTCACTATCACTGTAAAGCCCTAGTtaattttgttgctttgacaaagtcatttctgaagatgattatttatttcatgtgattagtgacTAATTTACATTTGTCCTTCAGGTTTAAGGTGGACCCTTTAACTGAACTGAACTCTGGTTTTAATATGGTAAAACAAGTATTTTTTAAGAAATGTTTctaaaagaaacattgaacatctaaaaGTCAAGTAACAGTGTattttgtctgtctgtttcctggtGTTTTGTGGACGAAAGCTAAGCATGTCGAGCATAACACTTGTTTTAACAAGTTCAAATGTTTTGTTAAGCTTGTATTCAATTGCCCCTCCTTATTACACACAACAAGCTTCAATTCCCCCCAGTGACAAGGGGAGTTATGGCTGATTTAATTAAGATgaaatcgtcaaccctgttacggtcaaccctgttacggtcaaccctgttacggtcaaccctttTACGGTCAACCCTATTACTTTAATATTCACCTTTTATagtgatttgtatttatttttttacctctggagatgggaaaacatggTTATcatgaagttgaacatgtgctctttatagTGTTAAAATAAGGTGACATTTTTGGGGGACAAAATTACACTATCCAAAAGGCACTCGATTCGTGCAAAATAAAGTTATATCTCgtacctaaaagggttcttcgactCTCCCCATAGGATAGCCTTTTGACGAACCcattttggttctaggtagaaccctttctggttctaGATAGAACCCTTTCGGGTTCCAATGTAGAACccttccacagagggttctacatggaaccccaaaaagttctacctggaaccaaaaagttctacctgaaaccaaagaGGGTTCTCCCATGGGGACAGTCGAATAGCCCCTATGGAAACATTTTTTATAAGAGTCTGGAACAACCCATCTAATCATGTACAAAAAACTTATCTGGAGGTCCAAAAATGTTGTCCACACCCATTGACATAGTTGACATCCAGGGATGTGATCTAAGTTCCAAAAGATCAATAAATAATGTGTACTAGATGAATAGGCAACGTTTCACTTTTTTGCAAGTTCAACTGATAGTTTTCAAGTCCTCAAGAACGTTCAGAAAAAGTGGAATAGATGACATTGATTAATTAAACTTTTTGTGTCACTCAGATCAGCGAAAGGAGGAGCTTCCCACTCTGCTTCATTTTGCAGCAAAGTACGGGCTGAAGAAGCTGACAACAGTCCTGCTACAGTGTCCAGGTGCCTTACAGGCCTACAGTGTGATGAATAAGAATGGAGATTACCCAAATACACTGGCAGAGAGGAGTGGCTTCTCTGAACTGAGACAGTTCATAGATTACTTTGTGGTAAGTCCATTGTTAATATTTTCATTCCGTGATGTATTTATCTTTCATCTCTGAAGTGTGAACTCGATTATGTCGTCTGGCCACAGCCAGCTCACTGTCACCTATACCAAATGGAAATGCATTATGCTTTATACTATGAATTGCACAAGAAGGAATGAAAAGCTACTGGTAAATGTTTTGGTTGTAGCTTTCTGAAAAACATATCTTCAGTGAAGACTATGTTCACGATGTCTACTCGGTAGGAGACAGCTGGCACGGCGGACGAAGATGAGGAGGTGTACGAGTCCAACTCTTCTCAAGACATCGTGAACGACTCCCTAAACCCTGGGTGTCAAGAAGACATCTACGAGACCATGTCCAACTCTTCTCAAGACATCGTGAACGACTCCCTAAACCCTGGGTGTCAAGAAGACATCTACGAGACCATGTCCAACTCTTCTCAAGACATCGTGAACGACTCCCTAAACCCTGGGTGTCAAGAAGACATCTATGAGACCATGACCGAGTTAAACCATGACTCCGGGGAAGACCTATGTATGACTAAATTATGACTAATCACATTAAGTACCATTTATctttgatgatgatggtgttaatGATAATGATGATGTTGAAGATCTTTGAATATTTTATTTCCCTTAGATGAGGAAATGGAGAAGGCATTAGGAGAGTCTCATAACCCGGAGGAAGTCATACTTGGGGAGGATACAACTGATGAAGAGGTGGGAGACCAGGTGGAAGAACCAGAGGGGTTTGAGGACGAAGAACTTTACAACATGTGTGTTTCTGATCAAATCTATGACACGTTGGACGAGAGTGCAAGCTATCTCCCGGAAATTGTCAACCGTCCACCAGCCCCCATTCCGAGACCTGTAACATTCTCAGAGCCTGAGGAGTCCAAGACGTACATTTCAAGAGGTAGATGGCTAAAGGGTTCTCCCAAGGTATCAGCTAGTGCATGAGTTGTCAAACCAGTGTAAAGTAATTTAGGTTGAGGTGAATAACAACGATTTTTGATTCACAGTGTTTTCAGCAAAAGAAGAATCAAGTCCACAGACGGACCTCAGAGAAACAGAGTCGTTCACTGGTATGTATCAAATTGAAAAGCAGATTAGATTATTTTATTCGTCCTGAATCACATCTTCGCTACTAATTAGTAAACAATGTATGTGCCTCCAAAACCTCCAGTGAGGCCTGTGAGAGATGGAGCCTCCACATCCTCTTCCCACGACCCCTATGCTGAGGTGAAGACCCAAGGCCAGAGGCAGCTCATAACCTTGCAGGAGAAGGTGAAGGTGGGGGTCCTGAGTGTGGATGATGCTGTCAAGGAATTCAAGGCCTGGCAGTTTGATGAGGATAGGAGATCTCAGTCT harbors:
- the LOC124041434 gene encoding phosphoinositide 3-kinase adapter protein 1-like isoform X1 translates to MQLFSNFTIMDGVVSPSESAMSGFHYTCELLIVHSCEAQEWATYLQKILKSSHKFPKSSIVLYAVDSADQLHGCELNIFYNSKCIVLLLTTAILDILNDPEVLGTFQRLLHPPHRVVALLCGMSDDDVPTEWFENWPSWRKLYAEDEPALYIFTILESIADCNTEEAEHEAEATAKTEAKTECEIPVVMNPKAEGSVTEPECVQDDNDDVRTDIHPNQEMSPTQPTCLTVQPNRVLCGDHATIFIIFSNKLDNQLKMEVVFASEDSTAKRVLGILENEYTISINAPDMPAGEVSLTLYSNDSPVCLRPVTYYTAIGEISRYLQHAAAPLNFMCQAFNLTSNTTESLDNLLTDSLQCRIPASGLHVFGIRQLEEDNMAAYQRKEELPTLLHFAAKYGLKKLTTVLLQCPGALQAYSVMNKNGDYPNTLAERSGFSELRQFIDYFVETAGTADEDEEVYESNSSQDIVNDSLNPGCQEDIYETMSNSSQDIVNDSLNPGCQEDIYETMSNSSQDIVNDSLNPGCQEDIYETMTELNHDSGEDLYEEMEKALGESHNPEEVILGEDTTDEEVGDQVEEPEGFEDEELYNMCVSDQIYDTLDESASYLPEIVNRPPAPIPRPVTFSEPEESKTYISRVFSAKEESSPQTDLRETESFTVRPVRDGASTSSSHDPYAEVKTQGQRQLITLQEKVKVGVLSVDDAVKEFKAWQFDEDRRSQSLRNQQENLKRLRGSITRRHKEREKIGKEIGLEITAPLQRNLPWGANMAVECSVYEPTPRVIAQPPPVTRSSQRDTWKTGSTSSTSSNGSNRLSTHSTISYSSGTEPDFEDTADFLPLPPLPLPPLPLPPLPLPPLPLPPRPAEAAPLPPPPRIPPRLPDRAVESLLEERYVSYPSRAPPQRPPQRNNSPPLIPRRTR
- the LOC124041434 gene encoding phosphoinositide 3-kinase adapter protein 1-like isoform X2, giving the protein MSGFHYTCELLIVHSCEAQEWATYLQKILKSSHKFPKSSIVLYAVDSADQLHGCELNIFYNSKCIVLLLTTAILDILNDPEVLGTFQRLLHPPHRVVALLCGMSDDDVPTEWFENWPSWRKLYAEDEPALYIFTILESIADCNTEEAEHEAEATAKTEAKTECEIPVVMNPKAEGSVTEPECVQDDNDDVRTDIHPNQEMSPTQPTCLTVQPNRVLCGDHATIFIIFSNKLDNQLKMEVVFASEDSTAKRVLGILENEYTISINAPDMPAGEVSLTLYSNDSPVCLRPVTYYTAIGEISRYLQHAAAPLNFMCQAFNLTSNTTESLDNLLTDSLQCRIPASGLHVFGIRQLEEDNMAAYQRKEELPTLLHFAAKYGLKKLTTVLLQCPGALQAYSVMNKNGDYPNTLAERSGFSELRQFIDYFVETAGTADEDEEVYESNSSQDIVNDSLNPGCQEDIYETMSNSSQDIVNDSLNPGCQEDIYETMSNSSQDIVNDSLNPGCQEDIYETMTELNHDSGEDLYEEMEKALGESHNPEEVILGEDTTDEEVGDQVEEPEGFEDEELYNMCVSDQIYDTLDESASYLPEIVNRPPAPIPRPVTFSEPEESKTYISRVFSAKEESSPQTDLRETESFTVRPVRDGASTSSSHDPYAEVKTQGQRQLITLQEKVKVGVLSVDDAVKEFKAWQFDEDRRSQSLRNQQENLKRLRGSITRRHKEREKIGKEIGLEITAPLQRNLPWGANMAVECSVYEPTPRVIAQPPPVTRSSQRDTWKTGSTSSTSSNGSNRLSTHSTISYSSGTEPDFEDTADFLPLPPLPLPPLPLPPLPLPPLPLPPRPAEAAPLPPPPRIPPRLPDRAVESLLEERYVSYPSRAPPQRPPQRNNSPPLIPRRTR
- the LOC124041434 gene encoding phosphoinositide 3-kinase adapter protein 1-like isoform X5, whose protein sequence is MRDMPAGEVSLTLYSNDSPVCLRPVTYYTAIGEISRYLQHAAAPLNFMCQAFNLTSNTTESLDNLLTDSLQCRIPASGLHVFGIRQLEEDNMAAYQRKEELPTLLHFAAKYGLKKLTTVLLQCPGALQAYSVMNKNGDYPNTLAERSGFSELRQFIDYFVETAGTADEDEEVYESNSSQDIVNDSLNPGCQEDIYETMSNSSQDIVNDSLNPGCQEDIYETMSNSSQDIVNDSLNPGCQEDIYETMTELNHDSGEDLYEEMEKALGESHNPEEVILGEDTTDEEVGDQVEEPEGFEDEELYNMCVSDQIYDTLDESASYLPEIVNRPPAPIPRPVTFSEPEESKTYISRVFSAKEESSPQTDLRETESFTVRPVRDGASTSSSHDPYAEVKTQGQRQLITLQEKVKVGVLSVDDAVKEFKAWQFDEDRRSQSLRNQQENLKRLRGSITRRHKEREKIGKEIGLEITAPLQRNLPWGANMAVECSVYEPTPRVIAQPPPVTRSSQRDTWKTGSTSSTSSNGSNRLSTHSTISYSSGTEPDFEDTADFLPLPPLPLPPLPLPPLPLPPLPLPPRPAEAAPLPPPPRIPPRLPDRAVESLLEERYVSYPSRAPPQRPPQRNNSPPLIPRRTR